The genomic stretch CTTCTGAGAGGAGAGTTGTCTATCGGCCAACCGACAGGGCAGAATGTCACGACGGGACCAACGGTTTCGGAGAGGAATGAAAGGACGGTAAGAGCCACTGTCATCAATTTGCTGCCATGTGTTAGTGCAAGTGAGAgcgagaagaggaaagaggatgaACGCGTGAGCCAAAGTAAAAGTCAGAATATCTCAGCGCATTGGAGTTAAACATCTGCGATATTTCCTCAAAAACTGTGCTGTGACAAACAGACGCAACCTGCGGTGCTTCGATGTTCTGTGTACTTTCACACTGAGTATGCGtaatgaaaccaaaacaatagcAGGCAACATTATTGCCTGCTATTCATGCAGTCTACAGTACAAtccataactttaaaaaatgttgttggtttttgtGGATCCCTGTTTGCTCTACCCTATCAACAACAAATACTCTTCCTCAGGTCTATATCAAACACTGCACACATAACACCATAGAGACAATATCACTGTAAAACCCAAACGCTCTTAATATCTCCAATGTTTTAAAGGAAATCCAGCAGACAGAACATGGAGGAAACCCTCGCAGGAGAATACGTCGTCAGATTCTTTACATTTGACCGACGATGACGTTCTGACAtctcaacatgtttgttttatgaaTACCAGGTGCTGCCACTCTGAGTGACACAGGAACCTATCTTAGGTGATTTATGAATGGCTACATGTAAGCGTGACACGCAGCAAAAGCCAGGTGGGAGTGATACTGTCAAACAGAGTAATTTGAGGAGCTGTAGtaggaaacagagggaggatAAATGACTGAGCTTTCTCACGACCAGAAGTCAAGGTGGAAATGGCAGATGTGAAGCAGAGAGGCTCCACATCCGTTGCCagcagaagaacaacaaaaaaactgcaGCTGCCTGACGGTTTTATTACTTAATTATTTCCTCATCAATTATGGTCTCTAACTGTACTTCCTATAGTGAACTGTTTCCCCAGCAAATCTCATATCTGTTCGGAGTAGAAACTCCTGTGAGTGACAGTGACTCAAGTTCTACTGAAAATGAGCTGCAGCAGTGAACCCAAAGTTCAATATCAAGTAATCATATGTGACCATGTTGTTTTGTCTattaacaaacaaatgaaaagcgATCCTATTCCCAGTTGAATTAAGTATTTGCAATCTCTAACAGAGTTTGTAAATACTGTGTTTTACATTTCCAAAAGAAGCAACAACAGTGTCTTTGGactgaagagaagaaagagaagaacaacaCTAGTGACACTGAAGTAGCCTCTGACAAGCGCAATACAAAGCCACGTCAATTACTGATTAGCACCAAAGTTATTTGTAGATGTGGGACCATGCTTTTTaccactttaaataaataaatacaattatataattgATCCCTTTGAAACGTTGTCTCTGTACATCACAGGAAACTCTCCAACTACtttatttgaaaagaaagacaaccttttctttctctgctgtcAGGTCTGCAAGATATTTACAGTTGAGATTGGGAGAAAGGAAACATGAGGCGGTACTCTGTCCAGGAAGCCACTTCCCACTCAGGCTGTTGCATTGAAGCGATAAGGAAGCAGGTTTTTGGTATTATTCATCATTCAGTTCAAGGCCAGGATGCCACTGGGAGTTTCTGTTTTCAGTTGTTAAAGGAATGAACGTGAACATGCTGTGCTGCTTGAAGCAAAAAGAGCTTGTTAAAACTGCTGTAATGTCTTTGTTTAGCTCTATTTTGCAATCTTTGAGTGGGTGTGCCTCTTGAGTGAAGTTAAGACATGTGACAGACCAGTGGCCCTACATGAGAGGTCCTTTTGTAAGACGCAGTCATAGTTTGGCATCTGGCTCAATGTGCTCTGTGTCACAGTGGCTTACAAAAGTATTCATCCCCTTGGCGGTTTCTCCTATTTTTTTGCATTCGATATTTGAATTGTAATGGATTTGTATCTAAAGTTGATATAATGGACGGACACAAAATAGTCCACGTTGgtgaagtgaaatgaaaaaacaaataaagttagtgtaaagaaattaaaaaaatgtaaaactgaaaAGCCATACGTGCTTATGTATTATTCATCTTTACTATGAAGCCCCAAAATAAGGTCTAGTGTTACCAATTACCTTAACAACTCACATcgttatttaaataaagacacGTGTCAGCTCATTTAAAGGTGCACCATAAAATCTGTTATTACAAAATGGAAAGAATATGGCACCACAACCAATCTGCCTAAGCTGTAATCTCCACAGAGCTGAGCTTTATAGAAGAGTggcagaagaaaaataagataACACATTTGGAGTCTCCCACATACCTTTTGGTACAAAGCCCAGCTCTATGAGAGTACAGCTTAAAGTGTCCCATATGGACAGATACTCCCAATCTCCTCTGGAGCTTTCCAGCTCCTGCAGGGTGGTCTTTGGCTCTTTGACTCCTCTCGGATTAATTCCCTCCACGCCTGGTCCATGAGTATGGTCCTCATTTGGCAGGTTTGTTGTGGTGAgctatattatttttgtattaaatggTGCTCCATTAGAACATGTGAGACATCATGTGACACTTAGATTGCACACAGGGGGACTGTAATTATTGACAGATCTTACTTAGGGGCTTCATAGCAAAGGAGGTGGATACATAAGCACGCACCTGttatcagtttgtttgtttttttgtttcattgaaCTTTTTCACTATTTTGTGTCGGTCCATCAAAGAAAatccaaataaatatacattttaatactaGGTCGTAATGCTACAAATTAGGAAAACACACCAAAGTGAGCTGCAAACTTCTGCAAGTCACTGTATATGTGAATAACACAATCCCTACGGTATTTCAGCCTCAACTGTGTGACTAATAAAATAATCACATTGTCTTGCAACACAAGCAGAGGGTCAAGGAAGtcaagagaggaaaggagacacgTATCAGCGACATTGAACACAACTATGTAAATAAATAGGGCCCACTGAAGACAATAATTTATGGTCCAACTAGCCTGAAAGTGACGGCGTGTATCAATCTCAGAGGTCGACTTTCCTCGCAAGTCTCATGTGTCCCATCACTGATGAGGCTCACGTTACTTTGCTCTTACACACCTCTGAAGTACTATCATCTTACATCCGCTCTAAATCTCAATTTTCTCTTGtttccacatctctctctcttccttgcTTCACACTTGTCTCTAGGTGTTGTGAATGTGGCTGCATCCTGTCTCACTGGTACTATGAAAGAGAGGGACAGCTGTACTGTAAGAAGCACTACTGGACCCGCTATGGAGAGCACTGCCACGGCTGCAAAGAGACCATCACAACAGGACTCATTATGGTAACACAATAATCACGAAAAACACCTCAAATTAGGGCTTCAATTCATAGGAACTAATAGGAATTATTCTTATTATGGAATATGCTAGATAATCAAAAAGTAATCAAAAACAGTAAAACTGTTGCTTATCTTTTTGGCTGTGCAGGCCACACACactttagaaagaaagaaatgtacacttttattgatccctgtggggaaattcttctctgcatttgacccatccttagttattaaggatcAGTGGGCTGCattgaagcgcccggggagcaactgttAATGCACTTCTAGACAACATAAGAGGAAAGACTAATTTGCGAACCAGTACTTACAAACATGTCATTATAATTAGTGATTATACTACTGATGGCAGTTACAGACCAAACCAACAGTCCGAAGCCAAAGCAGCCGAGCatgtctgtttttctgtttacTCGCTCCTAAACATTTTGGACTCAGCAAATAACAAATTGATTGATAGTTGGTGGCTAGTTTAAAAATAGCTGTATGATTGAGCATTCAAAGCCACCGTTTGTTCCAACTGAGACGTGGCCACACAAATATCAAAATGTCTATATTGTAACAGTTAGGAATATGGCAATAATCTCTGTAACAATAAATCTCAGCATGATACGCCAACTATTCAGATGTTCAAAGCTTTCCTGTCTCTTGGTTTCTTCCTGGTATGAAagtaaatgcacttttttttcaacACTCATACCAGAGGATATCCTCTGAAAACATCCTGACACCACAATACCCTGTAGCAGGAATGCACAGAAAGAACTCTGCATTTGGTCCCTTTACCCCACCAAACATCATCTTCtgtataaaacaatattatgaCATTGGCTTCTGCATTTTATTTGACCACACTGCCTGAACAGGTTGCTGGAGAGCAAAAATACCACCCAGAATGCTTTGCTTGTGTGAGCTGTGAAATGTTCATTGGAGATGGAGACACCTACACGCTTGTCGAGCGCACAAAGCTCTACTGGTaagtttgaaaaagaaagaaatcaagcAAGTTTGAAGCTGTATTTTCTACATGTGAAAAGGTAACAAATTTGTGAACTATGCAAAGATTTATGATTCTGAGGATTGCCATCTCTTGATTTGTCCATTCTGCAGTGGCCACTGTTTCAGTAAGGATGTAGTATCAGCTGTGGGGTCAGCTTCTCTACTCACCAAGAGTCCCCACATGGTGGCGCTggtgtctctccctctccatgcAGGTGCCCGACGGGCCTTGACTTTCACCACTGACCTCAGCCAAGAGAAAGGCCCTCTTGTCACTCTGGCAGGGTGAGTCTCTGAGTCCAAGACATGACCAAGAGTGAACGTTGTCTTTAGTTAGTGCTCGTTGGAGCCAACAACACAGGCATGTTGTGTCTTACCCCACCTTTCCTGCACACATTAGCTCATTGTCTTTCTCCCTCAGGTTAGACACAGCTGCCCTCAGCCCTGACCTGCTGTCCTCTGTCCACAATGGTGACCGAGTACTAGAGGTCAACGGCATCCCTGTCCACAACATTTCTCCAGACAAGGTAGGCCTCAAACTACCCACCGATTCCACTGAGCCATGTTACCCTAACTGAATGAGAAGTAGTTCCACTTACTGGCAtccacaaaaaacacaaaattaacAATTAAGACGGAAAAACAAACACGTCACTAAAGGTCATAACAATATCCTTTTCTCTAGATAAACTGTGTGATCCAGGACACGAGCCGACCACTGCAGCTGACCATTGAACACAACCCGCAGTCTCCCGATGACCTCCTTCGCTCAAACAACCCTCAGAACGACATCAGCTATCATGACCCCTGTGCCCGAGATAAACTATCTTCAACCCACAAACTCCCAAGTCTGGAGGAAGAGCCAAGTCCAGGGGATGAGACAGATGAACCAATCAGCATGAGcctctcacctcctcaacacCAAGGAACCATGGGAATGCGATCCAGACATATTCTGTAAGTGCTGACTCTCGGCTTACTTTGATTTATtactcttctccttctctctgtttgagtctttcttttctttctcagacGCAGCTGTAGTATAGACAAGTGTCCTCGGTCCGCTGGGGCACTGTCGCTTTTATCTCAGAGGAGAGACATGGTTCGCTCAGAGTCTCTTCGTGTGGATGCTGGCGAGCGGACCCATCGCATCTTCAGACCGTCGGACCTCATCCACGGAGAAGTGCTTGGCAAAGGCTTCTTTGGACAGGCTGTCAAGGTACCGCAGTAAATTTTCCCTTTCTTCATTATGGGTGACTTTCTCAAAACATTCTAAACGACTCAACACCTAGTCGTGTTTTTTTGTAAGATTGATGTTAATCAGCATTGTGATTAACCTGTTGTTGTTAAGGTAACGCatcaggagacaggagaggtgatggtgatgaaaGAGTTAATACGTTTTGACGAAGAGACCCAGAAGACTTTCTTAAAGGAGGTAAATTAGAGGTCATTGGTGCAGGAAGTTAACCTATTTACCGCAAGTGGTCATTTTTGTTTAGGAGACTACCAAATATTTAACAGGTCTATGTTAAGGAAGATAAGTGGTATCCACTATGGGAGCTGACTTTAGGTTTGAAGATGGTAAGAAAGCTGGGTCACTATCTTACCTGTGAGCTATTTCCATGCTGCTATGGTCACATGAAGGCATTTGCTTCACCACTCTTCCTCTCAACTTGTACAGGTGAAGGTGATGCGCTGTATGGAGCATCCCAATGTCCTCAAGTTCATTGGACTTTTTTATAAAGACAAACAGATAAACTTTGTCTCTGAATACATTCAGGGAGGAACTCTCCGAGAGACCATCATAAAAATGGTAAGTTAAAACTCTGTGAAGACTGTCAGCGTCCACAGGGCACAGTATGTTGATCACACTCTGTTTATCATAGGATGAGGAGTTCCCCTGGAGTACAAGAGTGGGTATGCCAAAGACATTGCAGCTGGAAT from Cyclopterus lumpus isolate fCycLum1 chromosome 14, fCycLum1.pri, whole genome shotgun sequence encodes the following:
- the LOC117742567 gene encoding LOW QUALITY PROTEIN: LIM domain kinase 1-like (The sequence of the model RefSeq protein was modified relative to this genomic sequence to represent the inferred CDS: inserted 2 bases in 2 codons; deleted 2 bases in 2 codons), encoding MSRRDQRFRRGMKGRCCECGCILSHWYYEREGQLYCKKHYWTRYGEHCHGCKETITTGLIMVAGEQKYHPECFACVSCEMFIGDGDTYTLVERTKLYCGHCFSKDVVSAVGSASLLTKSPHMVALVSLPLHAGARRALTFTTDLSQEKGPLVTLAGLDTAALSPDLLSSVHNGDRVLEVNGIPVHNISPDKINCVIQDTSRPLQLTIEHNPQSPDDLLRSNNPQNDISYHDPCARDKLSSTHKLPSLEEEPSPGDETDEPISMSLSPPQHQGTMGMRSRHILRSCSIDKCPRSAGALSLLSQRRDMVRSESLRVDAGERTHRIFRPSDLIHGEVLGKGFFGQAVKVTHQETGEVMVMKELIRFDEETQKTFLKEVKVMRCMEHPNVLKFIGLFYKDKQINFVSEYIQGGTLRETIIKMDEEFPWSTRVXYAKDIAAGMAYLHSMNVIHRDLNSHNCLVRENQSVVVADFWTSQAGKKERNQTGTPSMEQPAKGTLSELRRPDRRKRYTVVGSPYWMAPEMIHGKSYDERVDVFSFGIMICEIIGRVNADPDYRPRSNDXGLNVAGFLQQYQPPQCPSAFLPLAVLCCDMDADKRPSFSKLEEWLDNLLMHLDIGLPLLSELEQHRRAFWLSHSHQNHSLNQDKTLDSHEQTPRSQPQRQSSDPMQHLDNANPHTESNHLTQSQNQNSIPESHSDGEQHTHGLTCYRSTSRDQGENVSETYVCNNPSGQPRAEDEPLQPLQVNHSLLGRSNRQRRTCRVLWDRSTEDSSFL